In Cicer arietinum chloroplast, complete genome, the DNA window GTAATGTACATATTTTACCAAAAACAAGTCATTTATGGATATTATCAGGAAAGTCGTGCAGGTCTGATACAATCCATTTTTTACTTCGCAAGGATCAAGATCAAATTAACAGTCATTCTCTTTCTACTGAAAAAAAAAAGATTTCTAACCTTTTCGCAAGGAATGATCCAAGTAAAACATAAATTATTTAGTTTCGAAACTTTTGGTACAAAAGAAAGAGGGATTACCGATTATTCAATATTTAATCAAATCATATGTACGGATTATTCTCATTTGATGTATTCTGCTATTTTTAACAATATTTTTTATTTATTGGCGAAAAGGCGAAGAAATAGATTTGTTATTCCATTCCAATGGATTCAAGAACAAAAGAACAAACTAATGTCTCCTTCCGGTGTTTCCATTGAAATACCTATCAATGGTATTTTTCATAGAAATAGTATTTTGGCTTATTTCGATGATCCTCAATACAGAAGACAGAATTCTGGAATTACTAAATATAGAACTATAGGAATTCATTCTCTTTTTCAAAAAGAAGATTTAATTGAGTATCGAGGAATCAAAGAATTAAAGCCAAAATACCAAAATAAAGTAGATCGATTTTTTTTTATTCCCGAAGAAGTGCATATTTTACCGGAATCTTCTTCCATAATGATACGGAATAATAGTCTCGTTGGAATAGGAACACCAATCACTTTAAATATAAGAAGTCGAGTAGGTGGATTGGTCCGATTAGAAAAGAAAAAAAAAAAAATAGAATTAAAAATATTTTCTGGAAATATCCATTTTCCCGGAGAGATGGATAAGATATCTCGACACAGTTCCATCTTGATACCACCGGGAACGGTAAAAAAAAAAAAAAGGAAGGAAGCGAAAAAAATTAACAATTGGATCTATGTCCAATGGATCGCAACTACCAAGAAAAAGTATTTTGTTTTGGTTCGACCTGTAATTCTATATGAAATACCGGACAGTATTCATTTTGTAAAACTGTTTCCCCAAGATCTGTTCCAGGAAAGGGATAATCTGGAACTTAGAGTTCTCAATTATATTCTTTATGGAAATGGCAAATCTATTCGGGGAATTTCCGACACAAGGATTCAATTAGTTCGGACTTGTTTAGTCTTGAATTGGGATCAAGGCAAAAAAAGTTCTTCTATTGAGGAGGCCCCCGCTTCCTTTGTTGAAGTAAGTACAAACGGTTTGATTGAGTATTTTATAAGAATTGACTTAGTGAAATCTCATATGTCATATATCAGAAAAAGAAACGACCCATCCGGTTTAGGATTGATCCCGGATAAGGAATCGGATCGGGTCAATATCAATCCATTTTTTTCTATTCATTCCAAGACAAAAATTCAACAATCACTTATTCAAAATCACGGAACTATTCGTATGTTGTTGAATAGAAATAAGGAATGTCGATCTTGGATAATTTTGTCATCATCTAATTGTTTTCAAATGAGACCATTCAACAATGTAAAATATCACAATGGGATAAAAAAAGATCCTATAATTCCAATTAATAATAAGAATTCGTTAGGCCCTTTAGGAATAGCCCTTCAAGTTGCAAATTATTATTCATTTTATCGTTTAATAACTCATAATCAGGTCTCAATAACTAATAATTTGCAACTTGACAAATTAATCGAAATTTGTCACGTAATGAAATATTATTTAATGGACGAAAATGATAAAATTTTTAAACCCGATCTATCCAAAAATATCGTTTTAAATCCATTCCATTTGAATTGGTATTTTCTCCATCATAATTATTTTGAAAAAACATTAACAATAATAAGTCTTGGACAATTTATTTGTGAAAATATATGTATAACTCAAAAGAAAAATGAACCACACCTAAAACTAAAATCGGGTCAAGTTCTAACTGTTCAAATGGATTCTGTAATAATAAGATCGGCTAACCCTTATTTGGCGACTCCGGGAGCAACCATTCATGGCCATTATGGAGAAATCCTTGATGAAGGAGATATTTTAGTTACATTTATATATGAAAAATCGAGATCCGGTGATATAACACAAGGTCTTCCAAAAGTGGAACAGATATTAGAAATACGTTCGATTGATTCAATATCGATGAATCTAGAAAAACGAATTGATGCTTGGAACGAGTGTATACCAAGAATTCTCGGTATTCCTTGGGGATTCTTGATTGGTGCTGAGCTAACTATAGCGCAAAGTCGCATTTCTTTGGTTAATAAAATACAAAAGGTTTATCGATCCCAGGGAGTACACATCCATAATAGACATATCGAAATTATTGTGCGTCAAATAACATCCAAAGTATTGGTTTCGGAAGATGGAATGTCTAATGTATTTTTACCCGGGGAACTCATTGGATTATTGCGAGCAGAACGAACGGGGCGTGCATTGGAAGAAGCAATTTGTTACCGAGCTTTATTATTGGGAATAACAAAAACATCTCTAAATACTCAAAGTTTCATATCCGAAGCGAGTTTTCAAGAAACTGCTAGAGTTTTAGCAAAAGCCGCTCTTCGGGGTCGTATTGATTGGTTGAAAGGTCTTAAAGAGAATGTTGTTTTAGGGGGAATTATACCGGTGGGTACCGGATTCAAAAGAATAATGCACCGTTCACGGTCAAGGCAACATAACAAGATTACCTTGAAAAAAAAAAAAAAATTATTCGAAGTAGAAATTCGAAATCTTTTGTTACATCACAGAAAATTATTTGATTTTTATCATTTCAAACAATTTATGTGATCCATTAGAAATCTAGGATTTTTTGCTTCCTAAAAGCGGATTCGCTTCATGCCTTTTGATTTCGGAATAAAGTATAATAATAATAATAATAATAAATAGAAAAAAAATGAATGGCCCCTTTATATAGTAATGGCCAATCTTCGATAAAAGAGAAGGTTCCATCGGAACAATTATTTATTGCTATTTCAGCATACCAGGTCTCTTTTTTTTTCTATTTTTTTTTTATAAAATAAAAATAAAGTGTGGGGATAAATGACAAAAAGATATTGGAACATAACTTTTGAAGAGATGATGGAAGCTGGAGTTCATTTTGGCCATGATACTAGGAAATGGAATCCTAGAATGGCACCTTATATATCAGCAAAGCGTAAGGGTATTCATATTATAAATCTTACTCGAACTGCTCGTTTTTTATCCGAAGCTTGCGATTTGGTTTTTGATGCAGCAAGCAGAGGAAAACAATTCTTAATTGTTGGTACCAAAAAAAAAGCAGCTGATTCAGTAACACGGGCTGCAATAAGAGCTCGATGTCATTATGTTAATAAAAAATGGCTCGGAGGTATGTTAACGAATTGGTATACTACAGAAACTAGACTTCGTAAGTTCAGGGACTTGAGAACGGAGCAAAAGACGGGAAAACCGAACTCTCTT includes these proteins:
- the rpoC2 gene encoding RNA polymerase beta'' subunit (one of four subunits of the minimal PEP RNA polymerase catalytic core), whose product is MAERANLVFHNNVIGGTAIKRLISRLIDHFGMAYTSHILDQVKTLGFRQATATSISLGIDDLLTIPSKGWLVQDAEQQSLILEKHNHYGNVHAVEKLRQSIEIWYTTSEYLRQEMNPNFRMTDPFNPVHIMSFSGARGNASQVHQLVGMRGLMSDPQGQMIDLPIQSNLREGLSLTEYIISCYGARKGVVDTAVRTSDAGYLTRRLVEVVQHIVVRRTDCGTIRGISVNTRNGMMIPERILIQTLIGRVVADDIYIGSRCIVVRNQDIGIGLINRFITFQTPTIFIRTPFTCRNTSWICRLCYGRSPIHGDLVELGEAVGIIAGQSIGEPGTQLTLRTFHTGGVFTGGTAEYVRAPSNGKIKFNEDLVHPTRTRHGYPAFICNINLYVTIESDDIIHNMIIPSKSFLLVQNDQYIKSEQVIAEIRAGTYTFNLKKRFENIFILTQKGKCIGVPMCTMHPNFCIVMYIFYQKQVIYGYYQESRAGLIQSIFYFARIKIKLTVILFLLKKKRFLTFSQGMIQVKHKLFSFETFGTKERGITDYSIFNQIICTDYSHLMYSAIFNNIFYLLAKRRRNRFVIPFQWIQEQKNKLMSPSGVSIEIPINGIFHRNSILAYFDDPQYRRQNSGITKYRTIGIHSLFQKEDLIEYRGIKELKPKYQNKVDRFFFIPEEVHILPESSSIMIRNNSLVGIGTPITLNIRSRVGGLVRLEKKKKKIELKIFSGNIHFPGEMDKISRHSSILIPPGTVKKKKRKEAKKINNWIYVQWIATTKKKYFVLVRPVILYEIPDSIHFVKLFPQDLFQERDNLELRVLNYILYGNGKSIRGISDTRIQLVRTCLVLNWDQGKKSSSIEEAPASFVEVSTNGLIEYFIRIDLVKSHMSYIRKRNDPSGLGLIPDKESDRVNINPFFSIHSKTKIQQSLIQNHGTIRMLLNRNKECRSWIILSSSNCFQMRPFNNVKYHNGIKKDPIIPINNKNSLGPLGIALQVANYYSFYRLITHNQVSITNNLQLDKLIEICHVMKYYLMDENDKIFKPDLSKNIVLNPFHLNWYFLHHNYFEKTLTIISLGQFICENICITQKKNEPHLKLKSGQVLTVQMDSVIIRSANPYLATPGATIHGHYGEILDEGDILVTFIYEKSRSGDITQGLPKVEQILEIRSIDSISMNLEKRIDAWNECIPRILGIPWGFLIGAELTIAQSRISLVNKIQKVYRSQGVHIHNRHIEIIVRQITSKVLVSEDGMSNVFLPGELIGLLRAERTGRALEEAICYRALLLGITKTSLNTQSFISEASFQETARVLAKAALRGRIDWLKGLKENVVLGGIIPVGTGFKRIMHRSRSRQHNKITLKKKKKLFEVEIRNLLLHHRKLFDFYHFKQFM
- the rps2 gene encoding ribosomal protein S2, which encodes MTKRYWNITFEEMMEAGVHFGHDTRKWNPRMAPYISAKRKGIHIINLTRTARFLSEACDLVFDAASRGKQFLIVGTKKKAADSVTRAAIRARCHYVNKKWLGGMLTNWYTTETRLRKFRDLRTEQKTGKPNSLPKRDAAMLKRQLSHLETYLGGIKYMTRLPDIVIIVDQQEDYTALRECITLGIPTICLIDTNSDPDLADIPIPANDDAIASIRLILNKLVFAICEGRSSYIRNL